One segment of Streptomyces sp. NBC_00576 DNA contains the following:
- a CDS encoding SCO1417 family MocR-like transcription factor — translation MVQWTSAVGTAQLARLLTSQQDRPAGPGTRRPPAYRSLADGIRLLVLEGRVPVAARLPAERELALSLSVSRTTVAAAYEALRAEGFLESRRGAGSWTAVPAGNPLPARGLEPLPPEALGSVIDLGTAALPAPEPWLTRAVQGALEELPPYAHTHGDYPAGLPALRAMIAERYTARGIPTMPEQIMVTTGAMGAIDAICHLFSGRGERIAVESPSYANILQLMREAGARLVPVAMAEGLAGWDLDRWRQVLREAAPRIAYVVADFHNPTGALADEDQRRQLVDAARSAGTVLVADETMTELWLEPDVEMPRPVCGFDPAGSTVITVGSASKAFWAGMRIGWVRAAPDVIRSLVAARAYADLGTPVLEQLAINWLLSTGGWEQAVAMRREQARDNRDALVAAVRRELPDWEFTVPRGGLTLWVRTGGLSGSRIAEAGERVGVRVPSGPRFGVDGAFEGYVRLPFTVGGAVADEAAVRLAAAARIVASGGAGGAESPRSFVA, via the coding sequence ATGGTGCAGTGGACTTCGGCGGTGGGTACCGCGCAGCTCGCCCGGCTGCTCACCTCCCAGCAGGACCGCCCCGCGGGTCCCGGTACCCGCCGCCCACCCGCCTACCGCTCACTCGCCGACGGCATCCGTCTGCTGGTACTGGAAGGCCGGGTGCCGGTCGCCGCCCGTCTCCCCGCTGAACGCGAACTGGCCCTTTCCCTCTCCGTCAGCCGCACCACGGTCGCCGCCGCCTATGAGGCGTTGCGCGCCGAGGGTTTCCTGGAGTCCCGGCGCGGCGCGGGCAGCTGGACCGCCGTACCCGCGGGTAACCCACTCCCCGCGCGCGGGCTCGAACCTCTGCCTCCCGAAGCCCTCGGCTCGGTGATCGACCTTGGTACGGCGGCGCTGCCCGCGCCCGAGCCCTGGCTCACCCGTGCCGTCCAAGGCGCCCTGGAGGAACTGCCCCCGTACGCGCACACGCACGGTGACTACCCGGCCGGGCTGCCCGCGCTGCGCGCGATGATCGCCGAGCGGTACACCGCGCGCGGGATCCCCACCATGCCCGAACAGATCATGGTGACGACCGGGGCGATGGGCGCAATCGACGCGATCTGTCATCTGTTCTCCGGCCGGGGCGAGCGCATCGCCGTGGAGTCGCCCTCGTACGCCAACATCCTGCAGCTGATGCGGGAGGCGGGCGCCCGGCTCGTGCCCGTCGCGATGGCCGAGGGGCTCGCCGGCTGGGACCTGGACCGCTGGCGGCAGGTGCTGCGTGAGGCCGCGCCCCGGATCGCGTACGTCGTCGCCGACTTCCACAACCCCACCGGCGCGCTCGCCGACGAGGACCAGCGGCGACAACTCGTGGACGCGGCCCGGTCGGCGGGCACGGTGCTCGTCGCCGACGAGACGATGACCGAGCTGTGGCTGGAGCCGGATGTCGAGATGCCGCGGCCGGTATGCGGATTCGACCCTGCCGGGTCGACAGTGATCACCGTGGGTTCGGCCAGCAAGGCCTTCTGGGCCGGGATGCGCATCGGCTGGGTGCGCGCGGCTCCGGACGTGATCCGCAGCCTCGTCGCCGCGCGTGCCTACGCGGACCTGGGCACGCCTGTACTCGAACAACTGGCCATCAACTGGTTGCTGAGCACGGGTGGTTGGGAGCAGGCAGTCGCGATGCGGCGCGAACAGGCCCGGGACAACAGGGACGCGCTGGTCGCGGCGGTACGACGGGAGCTGCCGGACTGGGAGTTCACGGTACCGAGGGGCGGTCTCACGCTGTGGGTCCGTACGGGTGGGCTGTCGGGGTCGCGGATCGCCGAGGCGGGGGAACGGGTGGGGGTGCGGGTCCCCTCAGGGCCGCGGTTCGGGGTCGACGGTGCGTTCGAGGGGTATGTGCGGCTGCCGTTCACCGTGGGGGGAGCGGTGGCGGACGAGGCCGCTGTTCGGTTGGCCGCTGCGGCGCGGATTGTGGCGAGTGGCGGGGCCGGGGGAGCCGAGTCCCCCCGTTCTTTCGTGGCGTGA
- a CDS encoding ankyrin repeat domain-containing protein — protein sequence MSEAPDPEVVELATKIFDLARQGQTEALVAYVDAGVPADLTNDRGDSLVMLAAYHGHADAVRALLARGADGDRVNDRGQTPLAGAVFKGAQDVIQALLEGGANPAEGMPSAVDTARMFGKTELLELFGAH from the coding sequence ATGAGCGAAGCCCCAGACCCCGAGGTCGTGGAGCTGGCGACCAAGATCTTCGATCTGGCCCGGCAGGGGCAGACCGAGGCACTCGTGGCGTACGTCGACGCGGGCGTCCCGGCCGACCTCACCAACGACCGCGGCGACTCGCTGGTGATGCTCGCCGCCTACCACGGCCACGCCGACGCGGTCCGGGCGCTTCTCGCGCGCGGTGCCGACGGGGACCGGGTGAACGACCGGGGGCAGACCCCGCTCGCGGGGGCCGTTTTCAAGGGTGCGCAGGACGTCATCCAGGCCCTCCTGGAGGGTGGCGCCAACCCGGCCGAGGGCATGCCCTCGGCCGTCGACACCGCCAGGATGTTCGGCAAGACGGAACTGCTGGAGCTGTTCGGCGCGCACTGA
- a CDS encoding HEAT repeat domain-containing protein: MFDPVIAPSGTLLGLLQRGRGDGTLHALTAPRADALAALNHCVLRDPRHDWQVENRSLYYARLYVDLHGELDEIEAHLFGAEDILDTDESRTGLALAVLGHLASYGRRDALELLRRYAATGTSWAWALDELALRDDDAGLRALAAPVLARFATDTEGEAELAAVVRDAFEPRPWRLWADDPRESISTRVRAAQETGCFDRWQRQMRPSGPRPGWSVQAVFEWAQQGIDRGAVLHVPAARCLTAVAGPEDRPQIVEAARSGGDGARCTALRYLADGNDPDALDLIEGAVADGTTAVVEAAVDAFERMRSIAAVDRARGWVHRPDPLGAAAGRMLACLGGTRDSDLVLGAIREAVRGEGPDAPTLWTLVDGAGRLGIVCAAPVLRHIYRETASSHLRGRAARALAATDPSFAAGFAVECLWDCEETTREVAARHAETGDARVVDQLRRLAADPAEEAEVQTAVRSRIGPDSTAV; encoded by the coding sequence ATGTTCGATCCGGTCATAGCGCCCAGCGGTACGCTGCTCGGCCTGCTCCAGAGGGGCCGCGGCGACGGCACGCTGCACGCGCTCACCGCACCGCGGGCCGACGCGCTCGCGGCACTCAACCACTGCGTGCTCCGCGACCCCCGCCACGACTGGCAGGTGGAGAACCGCTCCCTCTACTACGCCCGTCTCTATGTCGACCTCCATGGCGAGCTCGACGAGATCGAGGCCCACCTCTTCGGCGCCGAGGACATCCTCGACACCGACGAGTCACGCACCGGGCTCGCCCTCGCGGTCCTCGGACACCTCGCCTCCTACGGCAGGCGGGACGCGCTCGAACTGCTGCGCAGGTACGCCGCCACGGGTACCAGCTGGGCCTGGGCGCTGGACGAACTGGCGCTCAGGGACGACGACGCGGGGCTGCGCGCCCTCGCCGCCCCGGTGCTGGCCCGCTTCGCCACCGACACGGAGGGCGAGGCGGAACTCGCGGCCGTCGTGCGGGACGCGTTCGAGCCCCGGCCCTGGCGGTTGTGGGCCGATGATCCGCGCGAATCGATCTCCACGCGCGTGCGTGCCGCTCAGGAGACCGGCTGTTTCGACCGCTGGCAACGCCAGATGCGACCGTCCGGGCCCCGACCGGGCTGGAGTGTGCAGGCCGTCTTCGAGTGGGCCCAGCAAGGCATCGACCGCGGTGCCGTGCTTCATGTGCCCGCCGCTCGGTGCCTGACGGCTGTGGCGGGCCCGGAGGACCGGCCCCAGATCGTGGAGGCGGCCCGCAGCGGTGGCGACGGTGCCCGGTGTACGGCCCTGCGCTATCTCGCGGACGGCAATGATCCCGATGCCCTCGATCTGATCGAGGGCGCGGTCGCCGACGGAACGACGGCCGTCGTGGAGGCCGCCGTCGACGCATTCGAACGTATGCGCAGTATCGCCGCCGTGGATCGCGCGCGCGGGTGGGTCCACCGGCCCGACCCGCTGGGAGCCGCCGCCGGCCGGATGCTCGCCTGCCTGGGCGGCACCCGGGACAGCGACCTCGTCCTCGGCGCGATCCGGGAGGCCGTACGGGGCGAAGGACCTGACGCGCCGACCCTGTGGACCCTCGTGGACGGTGCGGGACGGCTCGGCATCGTCTGCGCGGCCCCAGTGCTCCGCCACATCTACCGCGAGACCGCCTCGTCCCATCTGCGCGGCCGGGCCGCCCGGGCCCTCGCCGCCACCGACCCCTCCTTCGCCGCGGGCTTCGCCGTCGAATGCCTGTGGGACTGCGAGGAGACCACCCGCGAGGTCGCCGCCCGGCACGCCGAGACCGGCGACGCCAGGGTCGTCGACCAGCTGCGCCGGCTCGCCGCCGACCCGGCCGAGGAGGCCGAGGTCCAGACAGCTGTACGAAGCCGGATCGGGCCCGACAGCACCGCCGTATGA
- a CDS encoding glycosyltransferase family 4 protein → MRVVIVTESFPPDVNGVAHCALQTARHLVDSGHVPLVVAPATAAGNGPDASAPCPVVRVPSLPLPGYPQVRVALPSRRVAAAITEHRADIVHLASPFILGVRGMAAAARLGIPAVAVYQTDLAGYARTYVHAGEAAAWRRIRSVHAAADLTLAPSSAALHDLESHGVPRVKLWQRGVDTVRFRPEHRDEAIRRELAPNGELLVGYVGRLAPEKQVELLAGVCALDGVRVVVVGDGPSEPGLREQLPGAVFLGRRTGDELARIFASLDVFAHTGPFETFCQTVQEAMASGVPVVAPAAGGPLDLVAHGRTGLLVPPRDAAAVRDAVWSLAGDPALRAAYGAAARAMVEDRTWAAVGDQLVGHYADILTARTAVAA, encoded by the coding sequence ATGCGTGTCGTCATCGTGACCGAATCCTTTCCCCCCGATGTGAACGGCGTGGCCCACTGCGCGCTCCAGACCGCCCGGCACCTCGTCGATAGCGGTCACGTTCCCCTCGTCGTCGCCCCGGCCACCGCCGCCGGGAACGGGCCCGACGCCTCGGCGCCGTGCCCCGTCGTCCGTGTCCCCTCCCTGCCGCTCCCGGGCTACCCCCAGGTCCGCGTCGCCCTCCCCAGCCGACGCGTCGCCGCCGCGATCACCGAGCACCGCGCGGACATCGTCCACCTGGCCAGCCCCTTCATCCTCGGCGTACGCGGCATGGCCGCCGCCGCCCGGCTCGGCATCCCCGCCGTGGCCGTCTACCAGACCGACCTGGCCGGATACGCCCGCACGTACGTCCACGCGGGTGAGGCGGCCGCCTGGCGCCGTATCCGCTCCGTCCACGCCGCCGCCGACCTCACCCTCGCGCCGTCCAGCGCGGCCCTGCACGACCTGGAGTCGCACGGCGTGCCCCGGGTGAAGCTGTGGCAGCGCGGGGTGGACACCGTGCGATTCCGCCCCGAACACCGGGACGAGGCCATTCGCCGTGAACTCGCCCCGAACGGCGAGCTGCTCGTCGGCTACGTCGGCCGGCTCGCCCCCGAGAAACAGGTCGAACTGCTCGCCGGGGTCTGCGCGCTGGACGGCGTACGAGTCGTCGTCGTGGGCGACGGACCCAGCGAGCCGGGACTGCGCGAGCAGCTGCCGGGCGCGGTCTTCCTGGGCCGCCGTACCGGCGACGAACTCGCCCGGATCTTCGCCTCGCTGGACGTCTTCGCGCACACCGGCCCGTTCGAGACCTTCTGCCAGACCGTGCAGGAGGCCATGGCGAGCGGTGTGCCCGTCGTCGCCCCCGCCGCCGGCGGACCGCTGGACCTGGTCGCCCACGGGCGCACCGGGCTGCTGGTTCCGCCGCGCGACGCGGCCGCCGTCCGGGACGCGGTGTGGTCCCTGGCCGGCGACCCGGCGCTGCGGGCCGCGTACGGCGCCGCCGCCCGGGCCATGGTCGAGGACCGCACCTGGGCGGCTGTCGGCGACCAGCTCGTCGGCCACTACGCCGACATCCTCACCGCGCGGACGGCGGTGGCCGCGTGA
- a CDS encoding glycosyltransferase, producing the protein MNAEAPRGTTAATGPLRIVRLANFVAPASGGLRTALRELGAGYRAAGHQPVLIVPGEQASDRDTEQGRVITLPGPLLPGTGGYRVLTDKRRVAALLEELAPDRLEVSDRTTLRWTGKWARRARVPAVMVSHETADGVLRTWGLSETLSRRAADALNVRTAHTYARVVCTTEFAEREFVRIGARNVVRAPLGVDLVRRHPSLRDPQLRAVHARGDEVLLVMCSRLSVEKRPGTALDALEALLRRGQRARLVVAGDGPLRARMEQRARERGLPVVFLGHVADRALLGGLQASADVCLAPGPAETFGLAALEAMACGTPVVVSASSALPEVIGSAGAVAADDGEAFADAVRLLLGRPERERRENARARAECFGWPAAVEAFLAAHDAVVRSADDSPVRPVVSEGVG; encoded by the coding sequence GTGAACGCCGAGGCACCACGCGGCACGACCGCTGCGACCGGACCGCTGCGCATAGTCCGGCTGGCGAACTTCGTCGCCCCCGCCTCGGGCGGGCTGCGCACCGCGCTGCGTGAACTGGGCGCCGGTTACCGGGCCGCCGGTCACCAACCCGTACTGATCGTCCCCGGTGAGCAGGCGAGCGACCGGGACACCGAACAGGGACGCGTGATCACCCTGCCCGGCCCGCTGTTGCCCGGCACCGGCGGCTACCGCGTACTCACGGACAAGCGGCGCGTCGCCGCCCTGCTGGAGGAACTCGCGCCGGACCGCCTGGAGGTGTCCGACCGGACGACCCTCAGGTGGACCGGCAAGTGGGCGCGCCGGGCCCGCGTCCCCGCGGTGATGGTCTCCCACGAGACCGCCGACGGCGTCCTGCGAACCTGGGGCCTGTCGGAGACCCTCTCCCGGCGCGCCGCCGACGCGCTCAACGTCCGCACGGCACACACCTACGCGCGCGTGGTGTGCACCACCGAGTTCGCCGAGCGGGAGTTCGTGCGGATCGGTGCGCGCAATGTCGTAAGGGCCCCGCTGGGCGTCGACCTGGTCCGGCGGCACCCGTCGCTGCGGGACCCGCAGTTGCGGGCCGTGCACGCGCGCGGGGACGAGGTGCTCCTGGTGATGTGCTCCCGGCTGTCCGTCGAGAAACGGCCCGGTACGGCCCTGGACGCCCTGGAGGCGCTGCTGCGGCGCGGACAGCGGGCACGGCTGGTGGTGGCCGGGGACGGGCCGCTGCGGGCCCGTATGGAGCAGCGGGCACGCGAGCGGGGGCTGCCGGTCGTCTTCCTCGGGCACGTTGCCGACCGGGCACTGCTGGGCGGGCTCCAGGCGTCCGCCGACGTGTGTCTGGCGCCCGGGCCCGCGGAGACGTTCGGTCTGGCCGCGCTGGAGGCGATGGCCTGCGGGACACCCGTGGTCGTCAGCGCGTCCTCCGCATTGCCCGAGGTGATCGGGTCCGCCGGGGCTGTCGCGGCCGACGACGGAGAGGCCTTCGCGGACGCCGTACGGCTGCTGCTGGGGCGGCCCGAGCGAGAGCGCCGCGAGAACGCACGCGCGCGGGCGGAGTGCTTCGGCTGGCCTGCCGCGGTCGAGGCGTTCCTCGCGGCACACGACGCGGTGGTGCGGTCCGCCGATGATTCGCCCGTGCGGCCCGTCGTATCGGAGGGTGTCGGATGA
- a CDS encoding biotin-dependent carboxyltransferase family protein, with product MTDRALFVVRAGALTTVQDLGRPGYAHLGVPRSGALDASTAALVNRLVGNPSGAAVLETTLNGCTLRPRCPVTVAVGGAPCPVTVDGRPVAWGAAVHVPAGALLDIGTALSGVRGYVAVSGGVAVEPVLGSRSTDLLSGLGPPPLTDGAVLPLGHAIGAHARVDVVPQPAPPAELVLRVTVGPRDDWFTPAALRAFTTSTYRVSSASNRIGLRTEGPPLERAFGGELPSEGMVLGAVQVPPDGRPVVFLADHPTTGGYPVIAVVRTADLPAAAQATPGTPIRFVPVRRR from the coding sequence ATGACGGATCGCGCGCTCTTCGTCGTACGGGCGGGGGCGCTGACCACCGTGCAGGACCTGGGGCGTCCCGGGTACGCCCATCTCGGGGTGCCCCGCTCCGGGGCCCTGGACGCGTCCACGGCCGCGCTCGTCAACCGGCTGGTCGGCAACCCGTCCGGGGCGGCCGTCCTGGAGACCACCCTCAACGGCTGCACCCTGCGCCCCCGTTGCCCGGTCACCGTCGCGGTCGGGGGCGCCCCCTGCCCGGTCACGGTGGACGGCCGCCCGGTGGCCTGGGGCGCTGCGGTGCACGTACCCGCCGGCGCGCTGCTGGACATCGGGACTGCCCTGTCCGGAGTACGCGGATACGTGGCAGTCTCCGGCGGAGTCGCCGTCGAGCCGGTGCTCGGCAGCCGCTCCACCGACCTGCTGTCCGGTCTGGGCCCGCCACCCCTGACGGACGGCGCGGTACTGCCCCTGGGGCACGCGATCGGCGCTCACGCGCGCGTGGACGTCGTTCCGCAGCCCGCGCCCCCGGCCGAACTCGTGCTCCGGGTGACCGTGGGGCCGCGCGACGACTGGTTCACGCCGGCGGCGCTACGAGCCTTCACCACGTCCACGTACCGGGTGTCCTCCGCGAGCAACCGCATCGGGCTGCGCACGGAAGGCCCTCCCCTGGAGCGGGCCTTCGGCGGCGAGCTCCCCAGTGAGGGCATGGTTCTAGGCGCGGTCCAGGTGCCCCCGGACGGCAGGCCGGTGGTCTTCCTGGCCGATCATCCGACCACCGGGGGCTATCCGGTGATCGCCGTCGTACGCACCGCCGACCTGCCGGCCGCAGCCCAGGCGACGCCGGGCACCCCGATCAGGTTCGTGCCCGTACGCCGTCGCTGA
- the pxpB gene encoding 5-oxoprolinase subunit PxpB, with the protein MKALPVGDDALLVEVSSGEEAQALHAELLRRRAEGTLSVREIVPAARTVLLDGLADPVRLASELTASEVPPALPRTQDIIELPVRYDGPDLADVAALWGVSEEAVARVHADTEFRVAFCGFAPGFGYLTGLPARYDVPRRATPRTSVPAGAVGLAGPYTGVYPRSSPGGWQLIGTTDAVLWDHARVPAALLSPGTRVRFVPVGRR; encoded by the coding sequence ATGAAGGCCCTGCCTGTCGGCGACGACGCGCTGCTGGTCGAGGTGTCCTCCGGCGAGGAGGCTCAGGCCCTGCACGCGGAACTGCTGCGCCGCCGCGCGGAGGGCACCTTGTCCGTACGGGAAATCGTCCCCGCGGCCCGTACGGTCCTCCTCGACGGCCTCGCCGACCCCGTCCGGCTGGCTTCCGAACTGACCGCCTCCGAGGTGCCACCGGCGCTCCCCCGCACCCAGGACATCATCGAACTCCCGGTCCGCTACGACGGTCCGGATCTCGCCGACGTCGCCGCCCTGTGGGGCGTGTCCGAGGAGGCGGTGGCACGCGTTCACGCGGACACCGAATTCCGGGTCGCCTTCTGCGGTTTCGCACCCGGCTTCGGCTACCTCACCGGTCTCCCGGCGCGCTACGACGTACCGCGCCGGGCCACCCCGCGGACGTCCGTCCCGGCCGGGGCGGTGGGACTGGCGGGCCCGTACACAGGGGTGTACCCGCGGTCGTCGCCGGGCGGCTGGCAGCTGATCGGTACGACCGACGCGGTCCTGTGGGACCACGCGCGCGTGCCGGCCGCGCTGCTGTCGCCGGGCACCCGGGTCCGTTTCGTCCCGGTGGGCCGACGATGA
- a CDS encoding LamB/YcsF family protein, with translation MIDLNADLGEGFGRWRLTDDEQLLSVVTSANVACGFHAGDAPTMRRVCELAAERGVRIGAQVSYRDLAGFGRRAMDVPPDELTAEVAYQIGALEVFARAAGTRVSYVKPHGALYNRVVHDKEQAEAVIGGVLLADKGLPVLGLPGSRLLELAEAAGLPAVPEAFADRAYTEEGTLVPRGQDGALVTDPEAVVARSVTLARTGVVASRSGTPLAIRARSLCVHGDTPGAVDLARRVRAGLEASGVRVEAFV, from the coding sequence ATGATCGACCTCAACGCCGACCTCGGCGAGGGCTTCGGCCGCTGGCGGCTGACCGACGACGAACAGCTGCTGTCCGTCGTCACCAGCGCCAACGTGGCCTGCGGCTTCCACGCCGGGGACGCCCCCACCATGCGGCGGGTGTGCGAACTGGCGGCCGAACGCGGTGTACGGATCGGCGCCCAGGTCTCCTACCGCGACCTCGCGGGCTTCGGGCGGCGCGCGATGGACGTGCCGCCCGACGAACTGACGGCCGAGGTGGCCTACCAGATCGGCGCCCTGGAGGTCTTCGCGCGGGCAGCGGGCACGCGCGTGTCGTACGTCAAGCCGCACGGCGCGCTCTACAACCGCGTCGTGCACGACAAGGAGCAGGCGGAGGCTGTGATCGGCGGCGTGCTCCTGGCGGACAAAGGCCTGCCGGTCCTCGGGCTGCCGGGCTCGCGTCTGCTGGAGCTGGCCGAGGCAGCGGGCCTCCCGGCCGTCCCTGAGGCGTTCGCGGACCGCGCGTACACCGAGGAGGGCACGCTCGTGCCGCGCGGCCAGGACGGGGCCCTGGTGACCGACCCCGAGGCCGTCGTGGCACGCTCCGTGACCCTCGCCCGGACCGGCGTGGTCGCGTCGCGCTCCGGGACGCCCCTCGCGATCCGCGCCCGCTCCCTGTGCGTCCACGGCGACACGCCCGGCGCTGTGGACCTGGCCCGCCGGGTTCGCGCGGGACTCGAGGCGTCGGGTGTCCGCGTGGAGGCCTTCGTATGA
- a CDS encoding putative hydro-lyase, whose translation MNRTEDRPVTLVDEHAHAWTPKSARARFRAGLAGPTAGVAAGHTQANLISVPADWAYDMLLFCQRNQKPCPVLDVTDTGSWTTVLAEGADLRTDLPRYRIWRDGELVEEPTDVLAHWRDDLVTFLIGCSFTFEWALVEAGVPIRHIEQGRNVPMYVTNRQCRPAGRLHGPMVVSMRPVPPKHLAAAIRESSLLPAVHGSPVHCGDPSGLGIDDLGRPDFGDPVDLAPDDIPVFWACGVTPQAAVMASRPPFAITHAPGQMFLTDTRDEQYRVA comes from the coding sequence GTGAACCGAACAGAAGACCGCCCCGTGACCCTCGTCGACGAGCACGCGCACGCGTGGACCCCGAAATCCGCGCGAGCCCGGTTCCGCGCGGGCCTGGCGGGCCCCACGGCGGGCGTCGCGGCCGGCCACACCCAGGCCAACCTGATCTCGGTGCCCGCCGACTGGGCGTACGACATGCTGCTGTTCTGTCAGCGCAACCAGAAACCCTGCCCGGTCCTGGACGTCACGGACACCGGCTCCTGGACCACCGTCCTCGCCGAGGGCGCGGACCTGCGCACCGACCTGCCGCGCTACCGGATCTGGCGGGACGGCGAGCTGGTGGAGGAGCCCACGGACGTGCTCGCCCACTGGCGCGACGACCTGGTGACGTTCCTCATCGGGTGCAGCTTCACCTTCGAGTGGGCCCTCGTCGAGGCGGGCGTCCCGATCCGGCACATCGAGCAGGGCCGCAACGTCCCGATGTACGTGACCAACCGCCAGTGCCGGCCCGCCGGGCGGCTGCACGGTCCCATGGTGGTGTCCATGCGCCCGGTTCCGCCGAAGCACCTGGCGGCCGCGATCCGGGAGAGCAGCCTGCTCCCGGCGGTGCACGGCAGCCCCGTACACTGCGGCGATCCGTCAGGGCTCGGCATCGATGATCTCGGCCGTCCGGACTTCGGCGATCCGGTGGACCTCGCGCCGGACGACATCCCGGTGTTCTGGGCCTGTGGAGTGACCCCTCAGGCCGCGGTGATGGCGTCCCGCCCGCCCTTCGCCATCACGCACGCGCCGGGCCAGATGTTCCTCACCGACACCCGCGACGAGCAGTACCGCGTCGCCTGA
- a CDS encoding MFS transporter, whose translation MSTTPPPQALTADPHPGLGEPAVDEGAFAWLRALGPRGRRAFGGAFGGYALDSYDYFTLPLSMVALSAYFGLNSGQTGLFTTVTLVVSAVGGAGAGVLADRIGRVKALMITVITYAVFTVACGFAPNYETLLVFRALQGLGFGGEWAVGAILVAEYASPKHRGRTLGAIQSSWAVGWGLAVIVYTTVFSFLDDDLAWRVMFWTGALPALLVIWVRRSVHDAPQAVAEREKNPKKGSFAEIFRPGTPEAPGLLRITIFAALLSTGVQGGYYTLATWVPTYLKTERGLSVVGTGSYLTFLISGAFIGYLTGGYLTDRLGRKRNIWLFAVLSALCILAYANIPDGSNTLLLVLGFPLGFCMSAIFSGFGSYLSELYPTAVRGTGQGFTYNTGRAVGAVFPTTVGFLADSWGVGGALVFGAIGYGIAALALLGLPETRGKELQ comes from the coding sequence ATGAGCACGACCCCTCCACCGCAGGCCCTGACCGCCGACCCCCACCCCGGCCTGGGTGAACCCGCCGTCGACGAGGGCGCGTTCGCCTGGCTGCGGGCGCTGGGCCCGCGGGGTCGCCGAGCTTTCGGCGGCGCGTTCGGCGGCTATGCCCTGGACTCGTACGACTACTTCACGCTGCCGCTGAGCATGGTGGCGCTGTCCGCCTACTTCGGTCTGAACAGCGGCCAGACCGGGCTGTTCACCACCGTCACCCTGGTCGTCTCCGCGGTCGGTGGCGCCGGAGCGGGCGTGCTCGCGGACCGGATAGGCCGGGTCAAGGCGCTGATGATCACGGTGATCACGTACGCGGTCTTCACCGTCGCCTGCGGCTTCGCGCCCAACTACGAGACACTGCTGGTGTTCCGTGCCCTCCAGGGACTCGGTTTCGGCGGCGAGTGGGCCGTCGGCGCGATCCTGGTGGCCGAGTACGCGAGCCCGAAGCACCGCGGTCGCACGCTCGGCGCGATCCAGAGTTCCTGGGCCGTGGGCTGGGGACTGGCCGTGATCGTCTACACCACGGTCTTCTCGTTCCTCGACGACGACCTGGCCTGGCGCGTGATGTTCTGGACCGGCGCCCTGCCCGCGCTGCTGGTCATCTGGGTGCGGCGCTCGGTGCACGACGCGCCCCAGGCGGTCGCCGAGCGCGAGAAGAACCCCAAGAAGGGCTCGTTCGCGGAGATCTTCAGGCCCGGCACGCCCGAGGCACCAGGCCTGCTGCGCATCACGATCTTCGCGGCTCTGCTGTCCACCGGTGTCCAGGGCGGCTACTACACCCTCGCGACCTGGGTGCCCACCTACCTGAAGACGGAACGAGGACTGTCGGTCGTCGGCACCGGTTCCTATCTCACGTTCCTGATCTCCGGAGCCTTCATCGGCTATCTGACCGGGGGATACCTCACCGACCGGCTCGGCCGCAAGCGCAACATCTGGCTGTTCGCGGTCCTCTCGGCGCTGTGCATCCTCGCCTACGCGAACATCCCCGACGGCTCCAACACCCTTCTCCTGGTGCTCGGTTTCCCGCTCGGGTTCTGTATGTCGGCGATCTTCAGCGGCTTCGGCTCCTATCTGAGCGAGCTGTACCCGACCGCCGTACGCGGCACGGGACAGGGCTTCACCTACAACACAGGCCGGGCCGTCGGCGCCGTCTTCCCCACCACGGTCGGCTTCCTGGCCGACAGTTGGGGCGTGGGCGGCGCGCTGGTCTTCGGTGCGATCGGATACGGCATCGCCGCCCTGGCACTGCTCGGGCTGCCGGAGACCCGCGGAAAGGAACTCCAGTGA